The Desulfatitalea tepidiphila genome window below encodes:
- the galU gene encoding UTP--glucose-1-phosphate uridylyltransferase GalU yields the protein MQVRKAVFPVAGLGTRFLPATKAMPKEMLPVVDKPLIQYAVEEALNAGISEIIFVTGRSKQAIEDHFDHFCELEHTLMARSKDALLKEITLLVPESGTFIYTRQNEPLGLGHAIWCARKIVGNEPFAVLLADDLMKSEKPVLKQMIERFESLQSSLVCVEEVDPTATASYGILDADPPKDRITRVRGLVEKPAPAEAPSNLAIIGRYILTPEIFDILERKETGAGGEIQITDAMARLLATQPIYGYRYEGERFDCGTKVGFQMANLSYALDRTDLRDRLLSFLRGTLNVCG from the coding sequence ATGCAGGTACGCAAGGCTGTTTTCCCCGTCGCAGGTTTGGGCACCCGGTTTCTCCCGGCAACCAAGGCGATGCCCAAGGAGATGTTGCCGGTCGTAGACAAACCGCTGATCCAATATGCGGTGGAAGAGGCACTGAACGCCGGCATCAGCGAAATTATCTTTGTGACCGGGCGCAGCAAGCAGGCCATCGAGGACCATTTCGACCATTTTTGCGAACTGGAACATACCTTGATGGCGCGCAGCAAGGATGCCCTCCTCAAGGAGATCACCCTGCTGGTCCCCGAATCGGGAACCTTTATCTATACCCGTCAAAACGAGCCATTGGGGCTGGGGCACGCCATCTGGTGTGCCCGCAAGATCGTCGGCAACGAACCGTTCGCCGTCTTGCTGGCCGACGACCTGATGAAATCGGAAAAGCCGGTTCTCAAACAGATGATCGAGCGGTTCGAAAGCCTGCAGTCCTCCCTGGTTTGCGTGGAGGAGGTCGACCCGACGGCCACGGCCAGTTACGGCATTCTCGACGCCGATCCACCAAAAGATCGTATTACCCGGGTTCGCGGGCTGGTGGAAAAGCCGGCACCGGCCGAGGCGCCGTCCAATCTGGCCATTATCGGCCGGTATATCCTGACGCCGGAAATCTTCGATATCCTGGAGCGCAAGGAGACCGGCGCCGGCGGCGAGATTCAGATCACCGACGCCATGGCGCGGCTGCTGGCGACGCAGCCGATTTACGGGTACCGCTACGAAGGCGAACGCTTCGATTGCGGCACCAAGGTGGGTTTTCAGATGGCCAATCTCTCGTATGCCCTGGACCGGACCGATCTTCGCGATCGCCTGCTCTCTTTTCTGCGAGGCACCTTGAACGTCTGTGGGTAG
- a CDS encoding thiolase family protein: protein MKEVVIVSGVRTPVGRYMGALKTIEAYDLAALVMNAAVERAGVDPADVDEVIFGQAYQNGEYVNIARMGLLTAGWPDTITGVTLDRRCCTGLDVVRFAASLIQSGDAEIVVAGGVESMSNAEFYLPGNIKWGVGGTGGMPRGHGDLSIWGLRFYDRIQRARVMSQPEYRFGVLPSMMAWAETAAEVEQISREACDQWALESHQKACAAIAAGKFSEEIIPVPVPQRKGDPILVTQDENPRSDTTLAQLAKLKPVLGGVCTAGNSSTENDGAAAVVVTSREKAEALGIEPMATFKACVVAGDDPRHAYRTVAVAADKVLRKTGATIEQMELIEIQEAFAAQVLADLKEMGVGPDDYGKVNVNGSGISLGHPIAATGTRVLVSLLHEMRRRGTRMAMECICGGGGLGIAGILERK from the coding sequence ATGAAAGAAGTGGTTATTGTCAGCGGCGTCCGAACGCCGGTGGGACGTTACATGGGGGCCCTTAAAACTATCGAAGCATACGACCTGGCCGCCCTGGTGATGAATGCCGCGGTGGAAAGGGCCGGGGTCGACCCGGCCGATGTGGACGAAGTGATCTTCGGTCAGGCTTATCAAAACGGTGAATATGTCAACATCGCACGGATGGGACTGCTGACGGCCGGATGGCCGGACACCATCACCGGCGTCACCCTCGACCGCCGCTGCTGCACCGGCCTGGACGTGGTGCGTTTCGCCGCCTCCCTGATCCAGTCCGGAGACGCCGAAATCGTGGTGGCCGGCGGCGTGGAAAGCATGAGCAACGCCGAGTTCTATCTGCCCGGCAACATCAAATGGGGCGTGGGCGGCACCGGTGGCATGCCCCGCGGACACGGCGACCTCAGCATCTGGGGCCTGCGCTTCTACGACCGCATCCAGCGCGCACGGGTCATGTCCCAACCCGAATACCGCTTTGGGGTTCTGCCCTCGATGATGGCCTGGGCCGAAACCGCTGCCGAAGTCGAGCAGATCTCCCGGGAAGCCTGCGATCAGTGGGCTTTGGAAAGCCACCAGAAAGCCTGCGCTGCCATCGCCGCCGGCAAATTCAGCGAAGAAATCATCCCGGTGCCGGTACCCCAGCGCAAGGGTGACCCGATCCTCGTGACCCAGGACGAAAACCCTCGCAGCGACACCACCCTGGCCCAGTTGGCCAAGCTGAAGCCCGTGCTCGGCGGCGTCTGCACGGCCGGCAACTCCTCAACTGAAAACGACGGCGCCGCCGCCGTGGTGGTGACCAGCCGGGAAAAGGCCGAAGCTTTGGGCATCGAACCCATGGCCACCTTCAAGGCTTGCGTGGTGGCCGGCGACGACCCGCGCCACGCTTATCGAACGGTGGCCGTGGCCGCAGACAAGGTCCTGAGAAAGACCGGCGCCACCATCGAACAGATGGAACTGATCGAAATCCAGGAGGCCTTTGCCGCCCAAGTATTGGCCGACCTGAAAGAGATGGGCGTGGGCCCGGATGATTACGGCAAGGTCAATGTCAACGGCTCGGGCATCTCCCTGGGTCATCCCATCGCCGCCACCGGCACCCGCGTGCTGGTCTCCTTGCTGCACGAAATGCGGCGGCGCGGCACCCGCATGGCCATGGAGTGCATCTGTGGCGGTGGCGGCCTGGGCATTGCCGGCATTCTGGAACGGAAATAG
- a CDS encoding branched-chain amino acid aminotransferase: MQLTVTRRDQLKSKPDENKLGFGTLFTDHMFNMDYAPDKGWHNARIEPYAPFVLDPATMIFHYGQGIFEGLKAYRTADGHIQMFRPQANLKRMNYSAGKLCIPKIDEAFALEALKELLRVEQAWVPSAPGTSLYIRPTVIATDPYLGVRASHTYRFYIILSPVGAYYPEGFNPVKIMVTREHVRAVRGGIGDTKTMANYAASLLAGEKAHEAGYTQVLWLDGVEQKYVEEVGSMNILFVIDGELVTPMLNGSILPGVTRDSVLALAKSWGMPVSERRISIDEVFEAHTAGRLSEIFGSGTAAVVSPVGELKYEDRVITIGGGKVGPVAQRLFDIISDIQYGRAKDTLGWIEPVL, translated from the coding sequence ATGCAGTTAACCGTTACCCGCAGAGATCAGTTGAAGTCAAAGCCGGACGAAAACAAACTTGGTTTTGGCACGCTTTTCACCGACCACATGTTCAATATGGATTATGCGCCGGATAAGGGTTGGCACAACGCGCGCATCGAACCTTATGCGCCTTTCGTACTGGACCCGGCCACCATGATTTTTCATTACGGCCAGGGCATTTTCGAAGGACTCAAGGCGTATCGCACCGCCGACGGCCATATCCAGATGTTCCGGCCCCAGGCCAACCTCAAGAGGATGAACTATTCGGCCGGCAAACTTTGCATCCCGAAGATCGACGAAGCCTTTGCCCTCGAGGCGCTCAAGGAGCTGCTGCGCGTCGAGCAGGCGTGGGTGCCGTCTGCGCCGGGGACCTCTCTTTATATCCGTCCCACGGTGATCGCCACCGATCCTTATCTCGGCGTGCGTGCATCGCATACCTATCGCTTCTATATCATCCTGTCGCCGGTGGGCGCCTACTATCCGGAAGGGTTCAATCCGGTCAAGATTATGGTAACCCGTGAGCATGTGCGTGCGGTACGCGGCGGCATCGGCGACACCAAGACCATGGCCAACTATGCCGCCAGCCTGCTGGCCGGCGAAAAGGCCCATGAGGCCGGCTATACGCAGGTGTTGTGGTTGGACGGCGTGGAGCAAAAGTATGTAGAAGAGGTGGGATCGATGAACATCCTGTTCGTTATCGACGGCGAGTTGGTCACGCCCATGCTCAACGGCAGCATCTTGCCGGGTGTTACCCGCGATTCGGTCCTGGCGCTGGCCAAGTCCTGGGGGATGCCGGTAAGCGAACGCAGGATCAGCATCGATGAAGTATTCGAGGCCCACACGGCCGGGCGTCTTTCTGAAATTTTCGGTTCGGGCACGGCGGCCGTGGTCTCTCCGGTGGGCGAGCTCAAGTATGAAGATCGTGTGATCACCATCGGCGGTGGAAAGGTCGGTCCCGTCGCCCAACGCCTGTTCGATATCATTTCAGACATCCAATACGGCCGGGCTAAGGACACCTTGGGCTGGATCGAGCCGGTGCTTTAG
- a CDS encoding glycosyltransferase family 4 protein encodes MHGADMTKNIGFVSTRFAGTDGVTLEASKWAQVLEQAGHRCFWLAGELDRDPEISMLVPEAYFRHEKNQWINDRVFGHKSRKSNVTDTIHAVKTLIKVALGEFIEQYAIDMLIVENALTIPLHIPLGVALTELIAERQIPTIAHHHDFYWERTRFSVNAVDDFLRMSFPPKLNSIAHVVINSAAQEELALRTGISSTVIPNVLDFENSTPIDPDHAAAFKQSVGLTPEDKMILQPTRIVQRKGIEHAIELVRRLGDPRYKLVISHEAGDEGFEYAEWLKVFAREHGVDLRLVNTQMRDPFNGHGRRGNAPYSLWDIYPHADFITYPSLYEGFGNAFLEAIYFKKPLLINRYAIFVRDIEPRGFDVIVMDGFLTEKNVRHVRETLESEGRRKQMVEHNYAVARRYYSYDGLRHWLNMLIYGFFGVTGG; translated from the coding sequence ATGCACGGCGCTGACATGACCAAGAACATCGGATTCGTCTCCACCCGTTTCGCGGGTACCGACGGGGTGACCCTGGAGGCCAGCAAGTGGGCCCAGGTGCTCGAACAGGCCGGTCACCGCTGTTTCTGGTTGGCCGGGGAGCTGGATCGGGACCCGGAAATCTCCATGCTGGTGCCCGAAGCCTATTTCCGGCACGAGAAGAATCAGTGGATCAATGACCGCGTTTTCGGCCACAAGAGCCGCAAATCCAATGTCACCGATACCATTCATGCGGTCAAGACGCTGATCAAGGTGGCTCTGGGTGAATTCATCGAGCAGTATGCCATCGACATGCTGATCGTTGAAAATGCCCTGACCATTCCTTTGCACATTCCCCTGGGCGTCGCCCTGACCGAATTGATCGCCGAGCGCCAGATTCCCACCATCGCTCACCACCACGATTTTTACTGGGAGCGCACCCGTTTCAGCGTCAATGCGGTGGATGATTTTCTGCGCATGTCGTTTCCGCCCAAGCTCAACAGCATCGCCCACGTGGTGATCAACTCCGCGGCCCAGGAGGAGCTGGCCCTGCGCACCGGCATTTCATCGACCGTGATCCCCAATGTGTTAGATTTTGAAAACAGTACCCCGATCGATCCAGACCATGCCGCCGCATTCAAACAGTCGGTGGGGTTGACGCCGGAAGATAAGATGATCCTCCAACCGACCCGCATCGTCCAGCGCAAAGGCATCGAACACGCCATCGAACTGGTCCGGCGACTCGGCGATCCCAGATACAAACTGGTGATTTCCCACGAAGCGGGAGACGAGGGATTCGAATATGCCGAGTGGCTCAAGGTCTTTGCCCGGGAACACGGCGTGGACCTGCGCCTGGTCAACACGCAGATGAGAGATCCGTTCAATGGTCATGGCCGCCGCGGCAACGCCCCTTATTCGCTCTGGGATATCTATCCGCATGCCGACTTCATTACCTATCCCAGCTTGTACGAAGGCTTCGGAAACGCCTTCCTCGAGGCGATCTATTTTAAAAAGCCCTTGCTGATCAATCGCTATGCCATTTTCGTGCGCGATATAGAACCCAGAGGGTTTGATGTGATCGTCATGGACGGATTCCTGACCGAAAAGAACGTACGCCACGTGCGCGAGACGCTTGAATCCGAAGGGCGGCGTAAACAGATGGTCGAACACAACTATGCCGTGGCCCGGCGCTATTATTCTTACGACGGGTTGCGGCACTGGCTCAATATGCTGATTTACGGCTTTTTCGGGGTGACGGGGGGGTGA
- the acd gene encoding glutaryl-CoA dehydrogenase Acd produces MDFKLSKEHEMLRKAVQDFAKKKIAPFVDEWDAKHYLPIEEVIRPMGDLGFFGAVIGEEYGGENMGWLAASIITEEIARVSSSLRVQYNLSALGCAFPIYKYGTEAAKQKYVRKLCEGNYLGGFAITEPNAGSDIMSIETEAEEKEDCFILNGSKTWISNANQADVVICYAFTDKAKKGKGLSAFIVELRNFNGIKTTDLDKMGSYSSPTGEIFFDGTRVPKENLLGNVGDGAKIVFGSLNNTRLSAAAGAVGCAQACLDIATKYCNQRVQFGQQIGKFQMNQDLIAQMVCDVEAARLLVYRASLQKDAGQLGNGMEVAQAKYFAGETAMKCANYALRILGAYGYSTEYPIARFYRDIPTYVMVEGSANICKTIIAQDQLGYRKANR; encoded by the coding sequence ATGGATTTCAAACTTTCCAAAGAACATGAAATGTTGCGCAAGGCCGTACAGGATTTCGCCAAGAAGAAAATCGCCCCCTTCGTGGACGAATGGGATGCCAAACATTACCTGCCCATCGAAGAGGTGATTCGTCCCATGGGCGATCTGGGATTTTTCGGCGCCGTCATCGGCGAAGAGTATGGCGGAGAAAACATGGGGTGGCTGGCCGCCTCGATCATCACCGAAGAGATCGCCCGGGTTTCCAGCTCGCTGCGCGTGCAGTACAACCTGTCGGCTTTGGGCTGCGCATTTCCCATCTATAAATACGGTACCGAAGCCGCCAAACAAAAGTATGTGCGCAAGCTGTGCGAAGGCAATTACCTCGGCGGCTTTGCCATCACCGAACCCAATGCCGGCTCGGACATCATGTCCATCGAGACCGAGGCCGAGGAAAAAGAGGACTGTTTCATCCTCAACGGCTCCAAGACCTGGATATCCAATGCCAACCAGGCCGACGTGGTGATCTGCTACGCCTTCACCGACAAGGCCAAAAAAGGCAAAGGGCTCTCGGCCTTCATCGTCGAGCTGCGCAACTTCAACGGCATCAAAACCACCGACCTGGACAAGATGGGCTCCTACTCCTCGCCCACCGGCGAGATCTTCTTCGACGGCACCCGCGTGCCCAAGGAGAACCTGTTGGGCAATGTCGGCGACGGTGCCAAAATCGTCTTCGGTTCCCTGAACAACACCCGCCTGTCGGCGGCCGCCGGCGCGGTGGGCTGTGCCCAGGCCTGCCTGGACATCGCTACCAAGTACTGCAACCAGCGTGTGCAGTTCGGCCAGCAGATCGGCAAGTTCCAGATGAACCAGGACCTGATCGCCCAGATGGTCTGCGACGTGGAAGCGGCCCGCCTGCTGGTCTACAGGGCCTCCCTGCAGAAGGACGCCGGCCAGCTGGGCAACGGCATGGAAGTGGCCCAGGCCAAATACTTCGCCGGCGAAACCGCCATGAAGTGCGCCAACTACGCCCTGCGCATCCTCGGCGCCTACGGCTACTCCACCGAGTATCCCATCGCCCGGTTCTACCGGGACATCCCCACCTACGTCATGGTGGAAGGCTCTGCCAATATCTGCAAGACCATCATCGCCCAGGATCAGCTCGGCTACCGCAAAGCCAACCGGTAA